In Treponema primitia ZAS-2, a genomic segment contains:
- a CDS encoding MATE family efflux transporter, with translation MNKISNPNQNETKLKQMTTTPVEKLVVTLGIPSMAIMMISGLYNMADTYFVSSLGTSAVASVGIVFPLMAIIQAMGFLFGQGSGNYISRELGAQRVERASQMAATGFFSCLIVGALIATTGLILINPLVRALGSTPTILPYAISYMRFILIGAPFMASSLVLNNQLRFQGSSFSGMIGMMTGAILNVLLDPLLIFVCKMGVMGASLATAISQFVSCSVLITMGYVRKGNIPINPRHFSPSIRNYKEILRGGFPSLLRQGMQSAMTIVINHLAGVYGDAAIAAISIVNRIGIIAGSAVMGMGQGFQPVCGFNYGAKRYDRVKKAFWFCVGFATITMSVLAILMAVFAPRIISLFRRDDADVIFMGARYLRFHCIAMPFIGWVALVSMMTQTMGKAREASILSLARQGLFLLPSLLIFPPILGLLGIQISQPISDIASFFFAIPFAVKILRKDLHEVPIQ, from the coding sequence TGATCTCCGGTCTCTATAATATGGCGGATACCTACTTTGTCAGCTCCCTGGGAACCAGCGCAGTAGCCTCGGTGGGGATAGTTTTCCCCCTGATGGCGATTATCCAGGCCATGGGCTTTCTCTTCGGCCAAGGTTCGGGTAACTATATCTCCCGGGAACTTGGGGCACAGCGGGTTGAACGTGCCTCCCAAATGGCAGCCACGGGGTTTTTCTCCTGCCTCATCGTGGGCGCCCTTATTGCCACTACGGGGCTTATCCTTATCAATCCCCTGGTCCGCGCCCTGGGGTCCACCCCTACAATTCTTCCCTACGCCATCTCCTATATGCGTTTCATCCTTATCGGAGCGCCCTTCATGGCCTCCTCCCTGGTACTGAACAACCAGCTCCGCTTCCAGGGTAGTTCCTTCTCCGGCATGATTGGCATGATGACCGGAGCCATTCTCAATGTGCTCCTGGATCCCCTGCTTATCTTTGTGTGTAAGATGGGCGTCATGGGGGCTTCCCTGGCAACTGCCATAAGCCAGTTTGTAAGTTGCTCTGTTCTCATTACCATGGGATATGTCAGGAAGGGGAATATCCCTATTAACCCGCGGCACTTTTCCCCCAGCATCCGAAACTATAAGGAGATCCTCCGGGGGGGCTTCCCGTCCCTGCTCAGGCAGGGTATGCAGAGCGCCATGACCATCGTTATCAACCACCTTGCGGGTGTATACGGGGACGCAGCTATCGCAGCTATATCCATCGTTAACCGGATCGGCATTATCGCCGGATCCGCCGTGATGGGCATGGGACAGGGCTTCCAGCCGGTCTGCGGCTTTAACTACGGGGCCAAACGCTATGACCGGGTAAAAAAAGCCTTCTGGTTCTGCGTTGGTTTTGCCACCATCACCATGTCGGTCCTGGCCATACTGATGGCCGTCTTCGCCCCCCGGATAATTTCCCTGTTCCGCCGGGATGATGCGGATGTCATCTTCATGGGCGCCCGGTATCTCCGCTTTCACTGTATCGCCATGCCCTTCATCGGCTGGGTAGCCCTGGTCAGTATGATGACCCAAACCATGGGCAAAGCACGGGAAGCCAGCATACTCTCCCTGGCCCGGCAGGGCCTCTTCCTCCTACCCTCGCTGCTCATCTTCCCTCCCATCCTGGGCCTTTTAGGCATTCAGATAAGCCAACCCATATCGGACATTGCATCCTTCTTCTTTGCCATACCCTTTGCAGTAAAAATACTGCGAAAAGATTTACATGAGGTACCCATTCAATGA